Part of the Neisseria brasiliensis genome is shown below.
TTATCCGCACCACCAGTGAAGCAGCTGCCGAATTTTGGCATCAAAAAAACAACACCGACAAACCCAAACCGGCAGAAAACGTGCTCGCCCCTTATCCGGCCGATTATCCAAGCGAAATTAAATTAAAAAACGGGCAAACCGTATCGGTTCGCCCGTTTGAGCCCGAAGATGCCGAAGCCAAACAGCAATTTATCCGCCGACTGTCACCGCAATCGCGCTACACCCGCTTCATGACCCGCACCAACGCGCTACCACAACCGACACTTGCCCGATTCAGCAAGCTCGATTACCACAGCGAAGGCGCATGGATTGCCGAAAATTCAGACGGCCTGATTGTCGCCGTCAGCCGCTTCAGTCGTCTAACCCGTGATGAATGCGAATTTGGCATTACCGTTTCCGAAGACATGCGCGGCAGCGGTTTGGCGCACGAAATGATGCAACTGATTATCCGATTAGCAACACAACAAGGCTACCAAAGCATGAGCGCGGAAATCCTAAAAGAAAACACCGCCATGCTGAAATTGGCCGAAAAATCAGGCTTTAGCCTGATGGAATCGGAGCAGGACAAAAATCTTTACCAAGCCAAACTCAACCTTTTACCAACCGAAGAGCAAGGCAAGGAGAAGTTTAGGCAATAAATACTTGCCTAAACACCACAAACTAACCTAAAATAAACAGTTTCTATATCTCCGAATTTATCAAAAGGACTCAAAAAATGGTAGTTATCCGTTTGGCTCGTAGTGGCTCTAAACACCGCCCTTTCTACAACATCGTGGTTGCTGATTCACGCAACCGTCGCGACGGCCGCTTCATCGAGCGCGTTGGCTTCTACAACCCAGTTGCCAATGAAAAACAAGAACGCGTACGCTTGGCTACTGACCGCCTGAACCACTGGATCGGTCAAGGCGCGCAATTGAGCGAAGCCGTTGCCAAATTGGTTAAAGAGCAAAAAGCTGCTGCTTAATTAACCGCACATTGCCATGACAGACACGCAACAATGGGTAGCCATGGGCTACATTAAAGGCGTATTCGGCGTCAAAGGCTGGCTTAAAATCGCTGCCAACACCGAATACACCGACAGCCTGCTGGACTACCCGCAATGGCAGTTACGCAAAGACGGCGAAATCCTGACCGTCACCATCGAAGCCGGTAAAGCCGTCGGCGATGAATTACAGGTAAGATTCGAAGGTATCGATGACCGCAACCAAGCATTTTTGCTGCGCGGTTATACCATCGAAATCCCCCGCTCCGAATTTGCCCCGACTGAAGAAGATGAATTCTACTGGGCAGATTTAGTGGGCATGACCGTTGTCAACCAAGAAGGCTTGACTTTAGGTACGGTCAAAAACCTAATGGAAACCGGTGCCAATGATGTCTTGGTAATTCACGGCGAATATGGTCAAAAGCTGATTCCGTTTGTGTCGCAATACGTTGGAAACGTAGATGCCGACAAACAGACCATCACCGTTGACTGGGGCTTGGATTACTGATGTTGATTCAAAGCATTACCTTGTTTCCGGAAATGTTTGACAGCATTACCGAATACGGCGTGACCGGTCGGGCAAGAAAGCAGAATTTATGGCAATTTCATGCCATTAATCCGCGCCGATTTGCCGACAACAAACTCGGCTACATCGATGACCGCCCTTTCGGCGGCGGCCCGGGCATGATTATGCAAGCGCCTCCGTTGCAAGCCGCAATCGATGAAGCGAAAAAAAACAGCGCAAGCAACAGCAAAGTGATTTACCTCAGCCCGCAAGGCGCATTGTTCAACCATCAAAAAGCGGTTGAATTGGCGCAATCAGACAGCCTGATTTTATTGTGCGGCCGCTATGAAGGCATTGACGAGCGCTTGTTGCAACACAGCGTTGACGAAGAAATCAGCATGGGCGATTTTGTCGTTTCTGGTGGTGAATTGCCGGCGATGATGCTGATGGACGCGGTATTAAGATTTGTACCTGGTGTATTGGGCGATATTCAGTCTGCCGAGCAGGATTCGTTTTCAGACGGCCTGTTAGACTGTCCGCATTACACCAAACCTTTAGAATTTCAAGGCATGGCCGTGCCGGATGTTTTGCGTTCGGGCAACCATGCATTGATTGCCGAGTGGCGGTTGAAACAATCGCTGCAACGCACATTAGCGCGCAGACCGGATCTTCTGGAAAAGCGCAGTTTAATCCCAAAGGAAACCCGCCTCTTACAAGAAATCTTGGCAGAGCAACGGGAAATCCAATCATAATCTAGGAAAAACAATGAACCTGATTCAACAATTAGAGCAAGAAGAAATCGCTCGTTTGAACAAAGAAATCCCTGAATTTGCACCAGGTGACACCGTAGTCGTGTCTGTACGCGTAGTAGAGGGTACCCGTAGCCGTTTACAAGCTTACGAAGGCGTGGTCATCGCCCGTCGTAATCGTGGCTTAAACAGCAACTTCATCGTACGCAAAATCTCTAGCGGTGAAGGCGTTGAGCGTACTTTCCAACTGTACTCTCCAAACGTTGAAAAAATCGAAGTAAAACGCCGTGGTGACGTTCGCCGTGCGAAACTGTACTACTTGCGTGGCTTGACTGGTAAAGCAGCCCGTATTAAAGAAAAATTGCCTGCTCGTAAAGGTTAATTTACCTAATTTAAACCCGCTTTTGAATAAAGCGGGTTTTTTATTACCCACTCCTCCCTATTCCATCGCTAAGTTCACCCACAAGTTTCACACATCATTGATTCAGAAGATTAAAATTCATATTTCCCTATTCATATTTCCCTATTTTTCATAACCTTCTTGTTTAAAAAATTTTCTCACTTAAAATCAAATAACTAAAAACATAAAATATCTTAAAAATTCCGGCTAATTGTTGGCAATTTTACAGAAACTTGTTAATTCGTTATAATTATTGATTATTTTCTCAAAAAAGCAATTTAACGGCTTTGATTAAATTGTTTCTTACCTTCGCTTTTTCTGTTTATGACAGAAGGCCGTCTGAAATTTATATCGCTATCTGACGCGATACCAATATGGAGAAGTTAATGAGTCTTAACTCGCTCATCCAAAATAAATCCTCTTTCAATCCAATTGTGATTGTCGCCACATTAATTTTCGTTGTTCTATTACTGGTCGGCACACTCGCTTTTCCGGTGGGCATGCAAAATACGCTCAACTTTCTGAAAGAAGGTATTTTTCAGCATTTTAGCTGGTTTTATATTTTAACCTTTTCGATTTTCTTGTTTTTCTTAATCTTCCTTGCCATCAGTAATCTTGGCAGCATCAAATTGGGCACCGATGAAGAAGAGCCTGAATTTTCATTCATGTCGTGGCTGTCTATGCTGTTTGCCGCGGGCATGGGCGTAGGTTTGATGTTTTTTGGCGTGGCTGAACCGCTGTCACACTATGCTGACCCCATCAGTAACGGCGATGCAGAATCTGCTATGCTGCATACCTTTTTCCACTGGGGCATCCATGCTTGGGCGATTTATGGCGTGATTGCTTTGGCGCTGGCCTATTTCGGTTTCCGCTATAAATTACCGCTGGCCTTGCGTTCGTGTTTTTATCCGATTTTAAAAGACAAAATCAACGGCCGCTTGGGTGATGCCATTGAAGTCATGGCGCTGATTGCCACGCTGTTCGGTATTATTACTACCTTGGGCTTTGGCGCCATGCAGTTGGGCTCAGGCTTGCAGCAAATTGGTTGGGTATCGCAAAACAGCTTCAGCATGCAAGTTATCGTGATTATTGCCGTGATGACACTGGCCGTGACTTCAGCCGTATCCGGCGTGGGTAAGGGCGTAAAAATCCTGAGTGAAACCAACTTGGTATTGGCCGTATTGTTGATGTTGTTCGTATTGTGCACTGGTCCTACCCTGCACTTACTGGGTGCATTCAGCAACAACTTGGGCGATTACATCAGTAATTTGGTCGAACTGAGCTTCAAAACCTATGTGTACGAATCCAGCAATACCGCTTGGTTCAACGGTTGGACCGTGCTTTACTGGGCATGGTGGTGTTCATGGGCGCCATTTGTCGGCCTGTTTATCGCTCGTATTTCACGCGGCCGCACCATTCGTGAATTTATTTTTGGTGTATTGGTGATTCCAAGCGTGTATTGCGTGTTGTGGTTTACCATCTTCGGTAACAGCGCCATCTGGCTGGATGCCAACGTGGCTAACGGTGCCTTGGCTGGCCTGACTTCTTCACCAGAAAAATTGCTGTTTGCCTTCTTAGACTACCTGCCGTTGCCAACATTGAGCAGCATTGTCGCCCTGATCATCATTTCTTTGTTCTTCATCACCTCTGCCGACTCCGGCATTTATGTGTTGAACAGCATTGCGTCACGTGATAAAAGCATGGTCTCGCCAAAATGGCAGGCCATCATGTGGGGTATTTTGATGTCGGCGATTGCTATTGCCCTGCTCAATTCCGGCGGCATGAGTGTATTGCAAACTATGACCCTGATTACTGCTTTGCCGTTTGCATTTTTGATGATTCTGATGGCCTTCAGTTTATGGAAAGCCTTAGAAGCCGACCAGAAATACTTCAAAGCAGCAGTGACCCCAACCAGCAGCTATTGGACAGGCGAGCGTTGGAGAGAGCGTTTGCAAACCATGCTCAACCAACCTCAGGAACATGATATCCACAGTTTCCTGAAATACACCGCCCTGCCGGCCATGCGTGAATTGAGTATGGAAATGAACAAAGGCTATGGTCTGACCGTGCAAGTCAACACCGAAGCGTTGAACGATGAAGAACCGTCGATTGAATTGGTGATTGAAAAATCGACCATGCGTAACTTCGTATACGGCATCAAATCCGTGCGTTACGACATCGCCGAGCAATTGGTACAGGAAAGTAACCTGCCGCATATCCGCAGCAACACCACTTACGCACCGGTCACCTATTTTTCAGACGGCCGCACCGGCTACGACGTGCAATACATGAGCCGTGAAGAATTGATTGCCGACATGCTGAAAAACTACGAACGTTACTTAAGCCTGATGGAAGACGTGGGACAAGAAATCATGTCGCACGAGCAAACCGAATTGGCTGAATAACATTTAAAATCAGAAGGCCGTCTGAAAGATAATCTTTCAGACGGCCTTCTTCTATTTCATCGATAAACGTTTAAATTATGCGTTAATCTTCCGCTGCCATCACACGGTTTTTCTCGCCCCAGTCACACATGCTGCGAATAATCGGCCACAATGAACGGCCTTTTTCCGTCAGGCTGTATTCTACTTTTGGCGGAATCTGCGGATACTCCTCACGATGAATCAAACCATCGGCTTCCATTTCCTTCAAGGTATTGCTCAACATTTTAAAAGTAATCTCACCCAATAGCCGCCGCAATTCGTTGTAGCGCACCACTTCGTATTTCGACAAAACATAGATAATCTGCAATTTCCATTTACCGTTCAATACCGATTGCGTATAGCTGAAGAAGGTTTCCTCATCGAAAATAATATTGCTTTTGTATTCTTTCATCGGCTCTGTTCTTTCATTCTTTAACCATCCTTTTAGATAGTATATATCCAAAAAGTGCATACTTGTTTTAAGAAATATATCGCCAATATAATAGCCGTAACCTCTTTATCACACAAGGCGAAATCATGAATCAAGATTACCAAACCCAGTTAAAACAAGCTGTTGAGAAAATCCGTGAAGCTGAAGTCATTATCATCGGCGGCGCTTCCGGTTTATCCACCGCCAATGGTCACGACTTTTACAATCACAGCGATTATTTCAAAAAACACTTCACCGAATTCGAACAAAAATTCGGCGTAACCGGCTGTTTCCAAGCCTTATATCACCGCTATCCAAACCGTCAAAGCCGTTGGGCATATCTATCCAAACACGCCACCGCCATGTTTGATGAGCCGGCAGGACAAACCTATCTCGATTTGCGGAAACTGGTAGGCGACAAACCTCATTTCGTCATTACCACCAACCAAGACATGCAGTTTTCCAAAGTATTTGATGAAGACAAAATTGCCTATTCGCAAGGCGATGCGCATTGGTTGCAATGTAGCAAACCATGCCATGATGCGGTGTATCCGGCAGAAGAAGCCGTCAGAAAAATGGCGGCGAGCATCGAAGATTGCGCTGTCAATCCGGCCACCATTCCAACCTGCCCGAATTGCGGCGCCGATTTAGAACCGTGGATTCGTTCATACGAATTTTTGGAAGGCACATTCTGGGCAGAAAAACTGGCGATTTACCAAGATTTCGTGGTGAAAAACCACAATAAGAAAATCTTATTTATCGAAATGGGTGTGGGCCGCATGACGCCCAACATCATCAAATATCCATTTTCTAAAATGGCCAACCTGTGGCCGAATGCTTTCCTTATCCGCATCAACCAAAAAGAAGATTTCTTTCCTGCCATGAAAGAAGGCAAAGCTGTAATTTTCGACCACGATATCGCTGCTACCCTGCACGACTTAGTGGCATTGAAAAACCAACAGGAGCAAAACCATGAATCCGCCGCTTAATGTGATTGCCGATAAAATCCGCCAAGCAGAAAAGATCGTCGTCGGCGCCAGCAATGGCTTATCCATCGCCGAAGGTATCCATATTTTCGCCGACAACGCCGATTTTCACGCCCATTTCGGTGATTTTTCGCAAAAATACGGCTTTCGCAGCATGATACACGGCTGCTTTTATCCGTTCCCAAGCCAAGAAAGCTACTGGGCGTATTTTGCACGACTCTACCATTATATGAACGTGCAAAAACCGGCCGGAAAAGTAATGGCCGATTTACGCAATATCTTAAAAAACAAAGATTATTTTGTTGTTACCAGCAATTTCGACAACCACTTCCGCCAAGCCGGTTTTGCTGAAGAACGCTTGTTTGAAATTGAAGGTGTCGGCACACACAACCAACTGATTAAGCTGCCATTTATGCAGCAAGTCTATGCCCGCGACAATGCGTTTTACATCACTGTCAACAAAGGCGAAATCTATATTCCGCCAGAAATCGCCCCTCGCTCACTCGGCGTAGCCAACGGCTTAACGGAATGGCTGGAGCAACTCAATGCTGAATTTGCTTGAAACCTTTATGCGTGAAGAAATGCCGTCTGAACGCTTTCAGACGGCATGGCAACGTTACCGGCATTGGTATGAATTTCTTCACCGCGAAATCAAGTTTCAAATCCACAGCGATTTGCACGGTTTCGCCCATTGCGCGCGCGTGCTGTTTTACGCCGTTATCTTAGGCGAACGGCTGAATCTGACCGAAACACAGCGCGACATACTCTGCACCGCTGCGGTGTTTCATGATTCGCGCCGCCAAGACGACGGCTACGATACCGGCCACGGCGGGCGGGCTTCGGTGTACTATCGTGAATATTGCGCCGAACACGCTTTAGCATTTGACCCGATTGCCGCCGCATTGATGAAATACCACGACCGAGATGATGATTTCGGCATTGAGCGAATTCAAAAACACCTGCCGAATCAAGCTGATGCTGTTTTACTGTATCAAGCCTTCAAAGATTCAGACGGCCTTGACCGTTTCCGGTTAGGAAGCAACGGACTAGACCCGAAATATTTACGCACAGAAGCAGCTAAAGCAATGATTGGATTGGCAGAAAAATGCGTACAACAAACAACTATCTAAGCTACCAAAAGGCCGTCTGAAAGATTATCTTTCAGACGGCCTTTTCTTTATTTCAATCTATCAAGCCAAAATCTTGCCCACAATCTCGCCTACATCTTTCGACAAGCCTTCCTGCGCTTGAATGCGTTGCAGTTGCGCAGTCATCAAAGCACGACGATGCGGTTCGAGTTTGCGGCAAATATTGAATGCCTGTACCAAACGCGCGGCGACTTGCGGATTGAAGCGGTCGATTTCCATCACCTTATCGGCTATAAATGCGTAACCGCTGCCGTTTTCCGCGTGGAAATGCGGCACGTTGCGGCTGAAGCTGCCCAGCAATGAACGTGCTTTGTTCGGGTTTTCCAAGCTGAATTTCGGGTGGTTTAAGGCCGTCTGAACTTGCGCCAATGTGTCGCTGCGGTGACTGGCACCAATCAGGATAAAGTATTTGTCCATCACCAGCGCATCATCGGCATAGCGTTCGGCAAAACGGTCGAGCAAGGTGTTGCGGCCTTCGTATTCCAAATGGTTTACCGTATTCAACACGCTGATTTCATGGGTCATATTTAGCGAAAGTTGCTCATAGCGTGTAATGTAATATTGTAAACGCGTGCAGGTAGATGCTTCGTGATCTGCGCGTTGTTCGCCTTCGTAATTGCCCACTTGGATGGTTTGGTGACGCTCAACCCGAATCGTCAACAAGCGTACTGCCGCCAGCAGCGCACGCACACCGGCCAGCTCCGGATGGTATTCATACGGCGTGTCAATGCCGCTTTCAGCTTCTTGTGCCAATGCCCATTCGCGCGTTTCAGCCAATTCGTTGATGCAGGCTTCGGCCAGCGCATTGAGCAAAGCTTCGCGCGCTTGGTGGTAATGCAACGGGTTAATGTTGTCGGCACCATCCCACAATTCGCTTTCAGATGGCACTTGCAATAATACGGCTTTAAACGCGGCATCTAAATCGGCATTGCTTAACACTTGTTTCACTGCCTCAATCAAGCCCGTATGCTGCGGCAAATCTTCACCCGCCTCAATCGCGGCCAGATTGGCAGCAACCGCGCGTGAATACAGCGTTTGCGCGGCTTCCCAACGGCTGAATTCATCAGAATCATGCGCCAACAACAAGGCCAAATCGGCATCTCGATACGGATAATTCAGATGCACCGGCGCAGAAAAACCGCGCAGCAATGACGGCACCACCGCTTCGTTGACCCCGCCCAACACAAATTCCTGCTCCGCTTCGGTCAACAGCAACACCGCTTCGCTCACACGCTCGCCTTGATAGTCAAATTCCACCGCTTCGCCGCGCTGATTGAGCAGACCGACTTTCACCGGCATCATCATCGGCTTTTTCTCCGCAGCCGGCATATCAGGCGTGCTCGGAATGCTTTGTTTGATGTGCAACACAAAATCATTATTGTTCAGACGGCCTGTGATGTCTAAAGTCGGCGTACCGGCTTGGCTGTACCATAAAGCAAATTGGTCGAGGTTGATTTCATTGGCATCGGCCATTGCGTTGCGGAAATCATCGCAAGTCGCCGCTTGACCGTCGTGGCGTTTGAAATAGAGCTTCATGCCTTTTTGGAAGCCTTCTTCGCCCAACAGCGTGTGATACATGCGCACCACTTCCGCGCCTTTTTCATACACGGTCATGGTGTAGAAATTGTTCATTTCTTCATAGCTGGCGGGGCGCACTGGATGCGCGGTCGGACCGGCGTCTTCGGGAAACTGATGCTGGCGCAGCATACGCACGTTGTCAATCCGACGCACGGCACGGCTGGCGCGGTCGCCTGAAAACTCCTGATCGCGGAACACAGTCAGGCCTTCTTTCAATGAAAGCTGAAACCAGTCGCGGCAGGTCACGCGGTTGCCCGTCCAATTGTGGAAATATTCATGGCCGATAACCGATTCGATGCCCTCGAAATCCGCATCAGTGGCAGTTTGACTGTCGGCCAGCACATATTTGGTATTGAAAATATTGAGGCCTTTGTTTTCCATCGCGCCCATATTAAAATCGCCGACGGCCACGACCATGTAAATATCCAAATCATAAGCCAGCCCGAAGCGCGTTTCGTCCCATTTCATCGCGTGTTTCAACGATTCCACCGCAAACGGCACTTTAGGCTTGTCGGCCTCAGCAGTGTAAAACTCAATGGCCACCTCGCGGCCGGTCTGCGTGGTAAACGTGTCTTGCGTCAGCGCCAAATCGCCCGCCACCAGCGCAAACAGATAGCTCGGCTTGGCAAACGGATCCAGCCATTTAACCCAGTGACGGCCGTCTGAAAGCGCACCGCCGTCGATTTTGTTACCGTTGGACAACAACACCGGATAGCGTTTTTTGTCGGCCACAATCGTGGTGGTGAATTTGCTCATCACATCGGGGCGGTCGGGATAAAACGTGATTTTGCGGAAGCCCTCCGGTTCGCATTGGGTAAACAGATTGCCGCCGCTCTCATACAAACCCATCAGCGACTTGTTTTCAGACGGCAGCAAGCGCGTTTCCACTTCCAAAACAAAATCTTCAGACGGC
Proteins encoded:
- the rpsP gene encoding 30S ribosomal protein S16 produces the protein MVVIRLARSGSKHRPFYNIVVADSRNRRDGRFIERVGFYNPVANEKQERVRLATDRLNHWIGQGAQLSEAVAKLVKEQKAAA
- the rimM gene encoding ribosome maturation factor RimM (Essential for efficient processing of 16S rRNA), producing the protein MTDTQQWVAMGYIKGVFGVKGWLKIAANTEYTDSLLDYPQWQLRKDGEILTVTIEAGKAVGDELQVRFEGIDDRNQAFLLRGYTIEIPRSEFAPTEEDEFYWADLVGMTVVNQEGLTLGTVKNLMETGANDVLVIHGEYGQKLIPFVSQYVGNVDADKQTITVDWGLDY
- the trmD gene encoding tRNA (guanosine(37)-N1)-methyltransferase TrmD, translated to MLIQSITLFPEMFDSITEYGVTGRARKQNLWQFHAINPRRFADNKLGYIDDRPFGGGPGMIMQAPPLQAAIDEAKKNSASNSKVIYLSPQGALFNHQKAVELAQSDSLILLCGRYEGIDERLLQHSVDEEISMGDFVVSGGELPAMMLMDAVLRFVPGVLGDIQSAEQDSFSDGLLDCPHYTKPLEFQGMAVPDVLRSGNHALIAEWRLKQSLQRTLARRPDLLEKRSLIPKETRLLQEILAEQREIQS
- the rplS gene encoding 50S ribosomal protein L19, with the protein product MNLIQQLEQEEIARLNKEIPEFAPGDTVVVSVRVVEGTRSRLQAYEGVVIARRNRGLNSNFIVRKISSGEGVERTFQLYSPNVEKIEVKRRGDVRRAKLYYLRGLTGKAARIKEKLPARKG
- a CDS encoding BCCT family transporter, which codes for MSLNSLIQNKSSFNPIVIVATLIFVVLLLVGTLAFPVGMQNTLNFLKEGIFQHFSWFYILTFSIFLFFLIFLAISNLGSIKLGTDEEEPEFSFMSWLSMLFAAGMGVGLMFFGVAEPLSHYADPISNGDAESAMLHTFFHWGIHAWAIYGVIALALAYFGFRYKLPLALRSCFYPILKDKINGRLGDAIEVMALIATLFGIITTLGFGAMQLGSGLQQIGWVSQNSFSMQVIVIIAVMTLAVTSAVSGVGKGVKILSETNLVLAVLLMLFVLCTGPTLHLLGAFSNNLGDYISNLVELSFKTYVYESSNTAWFNGWTVLYWAWWCSWAPFVGLFIARISRGRTIREFIFGVLVIPSVYCVLWFTIFGNSAIWLDANVANGALAGLTSSPEKLLFAFLDYLPLPTLSSIVALIIISLFFITSADSGIYVLNSIASRDKSMVSPKWQAIMWGILMSAIAIALLNSGGMSVLQTMTLITALPFAFLMILMAFSLWKALEADQKYFKAAVTPTSSYWTGERWRERLQTMLNQPQEHDIHSFLKYTALPAMRELSMEMNKGYGLTVQVNTEALNDEEPSIELVIEKSTMRNFVYGIKSVRYDIAEQLVQESNLPHIRSNTTYAPVTYFSDGRTGYDVQYMSREELIADMLKNYERYLSLMEDVGQEIMSHEQTELAE
- a CDS encoding winged helix-turn-helix transcriptional regulator, producing MKEYKSNIIFDEETFFSYTQSVLNGKWKLQIIYVLSKYEVVRYNELRRLLGEITFKMLSNTLKEMEADGLIHREEYPQIPPKVEYSLTEKGRSLWPIIRSMCDWGEKNRVMAAED
- a CDS encoding SIR2 family NAD-dependent protein deacylase → MNQDYQTQLKQAVEKIREAEVIIIGGASGLSTANGHDFYNHSDYFKKHFTEFEQKFGVTGCFQALYHRYPNRQSRWAYLSKHATAMFDEPAGQTYLDLRKLVGDKPHFVITTNQDMQFSKVFDEDKIAYSQGDAHWLQCSKPCHDAVYPAEEAVRKMAASIEDCAVNPATIPTCPNCGADLEPWIRSYEFLEGTFWAEKLAIYQDFVVKNHNKKILFIEMGVGRMTPNIIKYPFSKMANLWPNAFLIRINQKEDFFPAMKEGKAVIFDHDIAATLHDLVALKNQQEQNHESAA
- a CDS encoding SIR2 family NAD-dependent protein deacylase; translated protein: MNPPLNVIADKIRQAEKIVVGASNGLSIAEGIHIFADNADFHAHFGDFSQKYGFRSMIHGCFYPFPSQESYWAYFARLYHYMNVQKPAGKVMADLRNILKNKDYFVVTSNFDNHFRQAGFAEERLFEIEGVGTHNQLIKLPFMQQVYARDNAFYITVNKGEIYIPPEIAPRSLGVANGLTEWLEQLNAEFA
- a CDS encoding HD domain-containing protein — its product is MLNLLETFMREEMPSERFQTAWQRYRHWYEFLHREIKFQIHSDLHGFAHCARVLFYAVILGERLNLTETQRDILCTAAVFHDSRRQDDGYDTGHGGRASVYYREYCAEHALAFDPIAAALMKYHDRDDDFGIERIQKHLPNQADAVLLYQAFKDSDGLDRFRLGSNGLDPKYLRTEAAKAMIGLAEKCVQQTTI
- the pepN gene encoding aminopeptidase N, with protein sequence MSNTVHYLKDYQTPAHEIRKTDLHFDIFDTHTQVKARLLVEPKRAGAPLVLDGSAELVSLKIDGETVDYVLNGEQLTVADAPSEDFVLEVETRLLPSENKSLMGLYESGGNLFTQCEPEGFRKITFYPDRPDVMSKFTTTIVADKKRYPVLLSNGNKIDGGALSDGRHWVKWLDPFAKPSYLFALVAGDLALTQDTFTTQTGREVAIEFYTAEADKPKVPFAVESLKHAMKWDETRFGLAYDLDIYMVVAVGDFNMGAMENKGLNIFNTKYVLADSQTATDADFEGIESVIGHEYFHNWTGNRVTCRDWFQLSLKEGLTVFRDQEFSGDRASRAVRRIDNVRMLRQHQFPEDAGPTAHPVRPASYEEMNNFYTMTVYEKGAEVVRMYHTLLGEEGFQKGMKLYFKRHDGQAATCDDFRNAMADANEINLDQFALWYSQAGTPTLDITGRLNNNDFVLHIKQSIPSTPDMPAAEKKPMMMPVKVGLLNQRGEAVEFDYQGERVSEAVLLLTEAEQEFVLGGVNEAVVPSLLRGFSAPVHLNYPYRDADLALLLAHDSDEFSRWEAAQTLYSRAVAANLAAIEAGEDLPQHTGLIEAVKQVLSNADLDAAFKAVLLQVPSESELWDGADNINPLHYHQAREALLNALAEACINELAETREWALAQEAESGIDTPYEYHPELAGVRALLAAVRLLTIRVERHQTIQVGNYEGEQRADHEASTCTRLQYYITRYEQLSLNMTHEISVLNTVNHLEYEGRNTLLDRFAERYADDALVMDKYFILIGASHRSDTLAQVQTALNHPKFSLENPNKARSLLGSFSRNVPHFHAENGSGYAFIADKVMEIDRFNPQVAARLVQAFNICRKLEPHRRALMTAQLQRIQAQEGLSKDVGEIVGKILA